In Silene latifolia isolate original U9 population chromosome 6, ASM4854445v1, whole genome shotgun sequence, the genomic window TTAATGCATGTTCCAAACAATGAATTTGTTAAGGGCTTGATGATAAGAAATCTTTACAAAGGGAGTTATTACGTTAATCAAATGGCTGGCAATACTAATATGAAAAATTAGGCTCATAAGTGAATGACAAGTCAAGTAAATAAATAACGGGCACAAAGACCATATAGTAGAAAATGTGTCCATGTAAATAAAGTGGATAAATGGGAAGAAAAAATAACCTGTCATAAATGGGAAATAGAAAGAAAAAAGATGTATAGAGGAAGTATTAAATacttttacaaaaataaaattgtACATATTTAAATAACGTGTTCTGTGTCCCAAATTTTTATGAAATGTCGTATTACGTATCCGTCTTAATGCCACCTAGTTTAAAACCCATATAGTCTGATAGGATAAAAACCGGGTGTCGTTAAATCCACTaattaacctatcaaattaacaatttataaacctaACTTGACTCTACTAACTTCTAATTAAAAAAGATAGTAAAGTGGAAGCAAGTGTCGAACTCAAGAGAAGGACCTTTAGCCAAGACTCGAGTTTTAGATTAACTATCAATTCAATACTAATGACTAATTAAGACTCCGCAATTAACACTAATCACAAACTATGAATATAAACAATGATCAACATGTAGAAAACATAAAAGGAGAGGAAATAGGTTAAAAGTAACATTAGAACACTAAAATGCAATCTTTTGCTATTTTGACAATAACACAAACAAGTAGAGGCAATAAATCAATACTTTAAGGAAACTTGGTGTAAtaaacccttttttttttacAACCGATAAAAAAAGATTCCTAATGTTCATTCATGGCCCTTCGAGCAAGGTCACGAGCTCTTCTGTTAAGGTTCCTACACGCAAAACTAAAACAAAAACACTGGAAAGATGCAGATAAAGTAACAATATCATCAAGGATGCCTTTAATTTGATGATACTTGCGTTCCTTTCCCGCCCATTGCGTCAACAATTTAAGACAATCAGATGAGACTTCTAAGTGCAAGATGCCCCAACTTCGAGCCCACTGGTAGCCACCATTTCTCAAGTAATTGGACTCTATTCTCCCTTTCAAATGAGTACCCGCTTATTTACCCACAATAATTTGGTGGTCACAATTAAACCATGTATGCCAACCCCTCTCAGAATGCAACATCACATATTAAACCATGCATGATGTGTAAACAAGAGCATTGAGATCATAACCAAGTGAGTAAACCTAGGATATTTCACAAATAAGATTAAACTATACAAGTTATGAAATATATGTATTCCTCTCCAGGGGCGTCTTAAAACAAATAGAGGCCCAGTGTGACACGGAAAAATGAGGCCCAAAATGAATGCACAAGTATATTATACTTCGAGATGTGTATTGAATTTCATTAATAAAAGCTTATAATACAGTGACCAAAAGCGGAGGCCCGGTTCCCACGCCCGTGGTTGCCCGTGGCCTTAGACACCCTTGTTCCTCTCTATAAAGATACAATCTTTAAACCAATCTCACAAGATTATAAGTTGCTTCAAACTATACTACAAAATTTAAACCACCTTTGTAGTATTTGCAATCGTCAAATGAAATCGAAAGAAGGATGATTAATTCTCACAACAATTCATTCAACATTAAACATTAAACACAAAAGGAACACAATAAGTAAATAGATAAGGGGTTAGAGAGTCATTACATAGATTAAAGGTGGCAccttggatgaattacaccaagtaATGAGAAGACTAGCTTCTCATAATCAAATTACAACCCAAATGGTGTGGAAAGGTTAACATAAACCAAAGAAATACTAGAAGTACAAGATTAGGATAAAGCATGAGATAAAATGTTCTCAAAAGTTTGGGGGTATATGTTAGTGTTGCACTCTTCTCTAGGGTAACACGAAGTTGGGCTTCCAATTAAAACAAAGACGGAATTTAGAAGACGTGACAGCTACAGTGACCGCAGGCTGCGGTGGACACCACAGACTCCGGTGGCTGCAGCAAGCTGCGGTGGAGGTCTGATTGTGagcttttagctttgtcttcctTTCGTCTATCTTTCAAGGTTTGTGGTTCCCTTGGGACTTGGCTCCTCGTCTTTCTTGGATTGGCTTGGGGAGTCGGGGTTTGACCCGACTTTCATCGTGTTGACCGGTCGGCTTTGACTTGGTTGACTGTGAGTTGACTTGGCTTGAACTCCAAGCTATTGCATACCATGGAACTACAATCGACTCAAACAAGCGATCACAAGAAACAATAAACCAATGCATAAAGCACTCATAAAGCAAACTCCATATATGACCCAAAACTTGCTTAATTTATTCTTAAACTACTCCGATTGACTACTTTATTCGACTAAAAACACTTAATTGACTCGACATTATTTAATAGTATCATAGTCAAATCAAGAATTATTCCCATTATTTTACCGTGAGTCCGCGActcatattttattttctttcgGTCACCCCCATACACATACACCGAACCAATCGGAAATTCGGAACCCTAAAAGTCCCATACCACGGTTTTCCCCCCACAAAATATCACCTAATTCATCAATATGAAGaataataatgaaaacaaaatatTGGCGCCAGTTTTGTGAATACTCCCGGGAAATTCGAATTTGTTAATTTTCCAAATTTCTAACCAAAAACAACAGAAATGCTGACAAAGAGATTAATTCATGTAAACAACAATTGCTGCAAATTTTTCCAATATGAACAACTCCAATTCTCAGGTACAGTACATACCCCCtattttatcttttattttttgcatttttggagATCTCAACTTTCATTATTTTGCTCAATCTAGGTTAATGAAGATGCACAATCATCACCTTTACTACTTTCTGGTTAGTTCAATCTCTATATTTatccatctttttttttctttcccgtAGGAGTAACCACCTATTATGTGAGAGGTCTCACAATAAAGTTATCATGAGACCGTCTCTCAgaagaatttgtgttttttttttctttcatatgGGTGCAGCTCATTTTAGCTGCCATATATACTGTGCTGAATTGTAGGACTGTCATACGCTTGATCTGCTGTTATTTATAGAATTGGGGAAAAATATGTGTAAGATGGGCTAGGGTTGTTTAGGAGAGAAAGCGTCGTTTTACGGGTGTAAAAATGAACCGTCTCACGAAAATGATGATGAAAAGTGAACATTATTGTAGGACCTTTCTTTTGAAGGGTCGCTTGTGATGAGAGTAATTATTATGGGAGTAATAGagtttaaaatgaaaataaaaatagtttaaaatgaaaataaagaagAGGAGTTTGGTGGTTCGTGGTGAGTCGAAAGAGGAGGTGAGGGAGGAATTACCGGGTAATACATTACTTGGGGGATTTATGTCTCCTGCAAATAGCGGGGTAAGGGATATTGGATGTACACTACTGTACTCTTGTGTCAGCAATACAAAGAGGCTGTTTTTGCATCGAACCAAAGAGTAGTTAGTCTTTAGCTCCATTAGTTAATgaggttgtttccttcatctgCCATTTTAttttaccccagtgcctcaatgccTCCATTTAAGCcctattactctaataattacgCATGTCCCAAACCCTGAGACTTTGTAGAAGTATGAAAAATGCACTTTTTTTTCTAAGCAATTGGGTTCTAGTGGTTAAGAAACTCAAGTTTTTTTAATGGTTTCATCTCAGAGGCTCCGAATCTCAGGAACTGGTTCTCAAGTTATACTTATCAATCTCCTGTGTTGGACTCAAATGAAGAATTCTGCATTTCTCCTattggtgttgatgaaggagAGTATGCAAAGAAAGAGTTCTATGTTGAAGACAGTGAGGATGAAGAGTTGGAAAACTGTGTAAATTTGAGTAAGATTGGAAAAACCTACCAACCCGGCGTTAGTCGTATGAAAAATGGTGGCCTATCAAACCCTCAGAAACCTATAGTCGAAGCTAGAAAGGTTGAATGTGTTCCTAATGTTGAGGTAGCGGTCTTCATTCCTTTTATTCCTTGAATTTACTGCAATCAAGTTTAATAGAAAATTCTTTAAATGGAATCCTTCGGTTTTTTTAAACAGCTTTTAATGGAAGAAATTTGGACATCGGTTCAAAATTTAGCTTGATGAAATCTTAGCAGATAGGTTTAGTACTCCTTTCGTATTTGTCATAATATCATACTCCCAAgtcatatcatatttctccatgtgtTACAATGACAACAAAGCCTTAGCCCGAAAATAATTTGTTGTAGATGTCTAGCTAGCTGCAAAAGCTGAATATCAGTGCAATTCAGCTGATTGATGGCTGTAATCATCTGTTAATTTAAGCTGATTCTCACGAGTCTTGTTTGTTTGGCTATAGTTTCCAATTCCACGCTCATGAATTCCGTAAACTTGGAAAGTCTGAAACTAGAATGTTCTTGTAAGTTTGTAACACGAGTATTATCTCATACATCACTTGTTCTTTGTTCCAGATTCCAGTCTATCCTGATTCACTTTCACTTCAATCTGGTTTGTACCTATCCTCCTTGTAATTCACTGATATACTCACACAAACACCTCCAGTAATGTATTTTTTCCTGTCTTCCACAGAGCCGCCTGATGTAGGCGATTGGTTCTCAAGTTATGCATACGAGTCTCCGGAATTAGATAGTGCTGATTTTGATGTTTCAGTGAAACCAAATCACTGTTTCAACTATTCTGAAAAGGTTGataaagaaaatgatcaacattGTAAGGAGTTCACAACAGATGTTAAAGTTGAAGTACTCTCTTCCAGGGTGTTAATTTCAGAACCCTCTGACATGAATGCAATGTCCACTGGGACTAAGAACAGCAACTTATATTCTGCTGCCCAGGTAACTCTCTCACCTATTCGACTTCTCACCCTCCGTCCAACTGTGATTTTCTTTCCTCTCAAAAGTCCCCTCACATATTATAAAAAGAACATCATTCTTAGATGGAGGATACAACCCTTATAAATTGTATGTTATACAATTCTAAATTATTACTCtgattttggttttgaaaatCTGCAGAAACATATTTCAGAAGAAAACGACTTCTCTTCGGAGAACAATTTGTGTCCTAAAACAACTTCTGGCCAAAGTCCTCAAGGATCAGCTCTTGGTGGTAGTTGTATCATATCTGACGAATCTGTTCTATGTCAAAGAACTAGCGTTGAAAATATTACGCCAATGATACAAGAGGGTTTGCAAGCAAGTGTATCCAAAGTTTCTGATAATGATTCTGGATGGATACAGCTCAATCACAAATCTCAAAAATCATATCCCAAAAAGAGCAAACAAGATGAGAACCAATACATATCTACAGAAAATAAATTCACTTCATTTGCGAAAAACACCGGTCCACAGGTCCATGGTGAAAAGTCTCCTCAGAAGTTTGGACCAGGGAAACGCAAGACTGACATGAAAATAACCTCAGTGAGCTCTTCTATGGACAAAAGCCCTGGAGAAGTTAGAAGAGAGGTCTTCAAAGAAATGACCAACACACGGTATCCATGTGCTCAGGAATCTGCCGGGAAATGGAGGTGCCCACAGAAAAATAAACCAAATGCTGGACCTCCTCTGAAACAACTTCGACTTGAGAAATGGGTGCATCGTGTTTGAATTATAAACATGTGAGACTAACCCAAATTCTTATGCATTCCttctaaattttattttattcttgTATGTTTAATGGATTGGTCTCACATGTAAGTCTCTTTCATATTGAAGTTTTGTGATGAATTTGTATCATATATTCATATGTATGTTTCCTTGACTGTCTCTGAAAACTGCAGCCTGCAGATATGAGGATATTTGCCGTTGGTCACTGGAGAAAATCTGGATTAGGGATTTCAGATTCGAGATTGTATGAGTAGGATTCCCTGTAGGTATGCACATATGCTCTTtacattagtttagttttcaGATTCGAGATTGTAATGTTATTATGTTTTTCTATTTTCTACAACGATTGGAATATTGGATTATGAATTCATCTTTTGAACCTCTCAATAAGTGTTGTGACTATAAGAGGAACTTTGGAGTTATTACTCACTAAGCAAGTAGCATAATCTCGCAAAGCAGTCATATGTGTGGATTTTTTTTGCTAAATTATCAGCTTTATGATAATGAGGTGCATTTCCGGCTTTAGTAGTGTACTAGTGACGATCAATGTCAGATACATTTCTTCAGAATTTTGATTTTGGGTTGTATAGATTTGGCTTAGTTAGTATTGTTCTTCTGTATTGTCTCAATGAATCATGTTCTTATGCTCATTACAAATTTATTTGCTACATTGTTTACAGCAAACTGTGATTTCATCATTCGGGcaaagaggaaaaaaaaatcaaactaggCTTGTTGCGATACATCTGTATTCATTTTTTGTTAACATTGTGACACTTATGTTCAACGTTTTCTTGGACCTACTTTTTCGTGCAATTATAATTTCTGTGTACTTCTGTTTATTTTAGTAAATTCTACTCTCTAAAGTTGAGAACTGAATTGGTCTTTTTCTTATCATTTTAGGTTTAATGCCTAATATTTTGTTAACCTTTTTCAAATACTTCTCAATTTTTTCTTTATTACTTTTGTATATGTGTTTTTAACACGGAGTAAGGCTGCACACATCCAACCCGACCTTCCAATGGCTGGGAGACTATGTGGAAATGCTTTACTCgagttttttttagtaaccgtagCAGCAATTAGATATATGGCAGTATATCCTGTCATCTTGTGGAAACATATATACACATACTTGGTATAATATCAAAGGCAAACGACCGTTACTCTATAATCTGGCTAGGTCTTAATCATCTGAACACGTGTACGACGGATCCTCATGAGTTACCAGTTAAATGAGAAGAAGGTAATTCATTTGTTGCTACCAAATCCACCCCAAATCCATCTTGCAATAAAGAAGTTGCTAAACACCTTGGTTTTCTGCCTTATTAGGATTATCTCCATTAATTTCAACAGGGGTATAAAAAAGAGCAGATTAATCCTGTTTCACTACTCGCCTGCTGGTTTAATTAGTCATTGATCATAATGGATGAAGAAGTTCAGTACAGGGGGGTTGTTCCATTGGGAGGACGATGGGGAGCTCGTATAGTTGTGGAAACCAAACATGTGTGGCTAGGAACTTATCTCGAGGAAAAGGAAGCCGCCAGAAATTTTGATAGAGTATGCCTGAAACTGGGGAGGCATAGATCACTTAATTTCACACCGAAGGCTAAAGAGTTGCAGTTTCAGTTAGGGTATTCTCTTGAGGCAGTTATATTAATGGTCAAGGAGAGACGTTATGAGAAGAATTACGCAGCCTTCTTGGGACGAAAGCGCTTAACTGAGACTAGTGGTGGTACTGGTTCTTCCAAAAAGGCACGTAAACCAGTTATGTTATTTGGTGTCCGAATTGATTAGATGGTCTTAACCATCTTTTGCTTGTTTGAATTGGAGTTCTATGTTTCATTAAGGTTTTTCCGGGTCTGAGTGTTTTGTTTACTGTTGTCTGTCGACTGTTGTCTGATTGCTGTAAGCTTCATTTCCTGCAGTCTTTATGTCATTGTTTACCGTTTCCTGGCATGAATCTTATATTGAGATTGTCTCTTATGAGAATTTATGATTAACCAAATGTGAGTTTTGATTTCTCTTCAACTTAGATAGACAGTAATTACAGGAGAT contains:
- the LOC141587206 gene encoding uncharacterized protein LOC141587206 is translated as MNNSNSQVNEDAQSSPLLLSEAPNLRNWFSSYTYQSPVLDSNEEFCISPIGVDEGEYAKKEFYVEDSEDEELENCVNLSKIGKTYQPGVSRMKNGGLSNPQKPIVEARKVECVPNVEIPVYPDSLSLQSEPPDVGDWFSSYAYESPELDSADFDVSVKPNHCFNYSEKVDKENDQHCKEFTTDVKVEVLSSRVLISEPSDMNAMSTGTKNSNLYSAAQKHISEENDFSSENNLCPKTTSGQSPQGSALGGSCIISDESVLCQRTSVENITPMIQEGLQASVSKVSDNDSGWIQLNHKSQKSYPKKSKQDENQYISTENKFTSFAKNTGPQVHGEKSPQKFGPGKRKTDMKITSVSSSMDKSPGEVRREVFKEMTNTRYPCAQESAGKWRCPQKNKPNAGPPLKQLRLEKWVHRV